From the genome of Adlercreutzia equolifaciens DSM 19450:
TATTCCACGACGTATTTAACCCCTCGCCGCGCCCAGGCCCTCGCTGAGTGGGACGCCGTCGAGCGCATTCGCAACGTGTAAGACTTGCCTGCCCAAGTCTCGGCGGTTCAGTCTGTGAGCTGCGCTGTCGAAACCGTAGCTCGACCCGTATTTTTGTCGCGCTTTTCAGATGAGTTGGACATTTTTGTGGGTCGGGCTGCGGTGTTTTAGGCGACTAACTTTCCAAAAGAACAAGAAATACCTGTTCAGGGCATCGGGCTTGTTGTTCGGGCGAAGACGACCCGCAGCCCGAGAGGCAAAAATGTCGTAGGCGCTCTTCTCTGATGGCAAAAACACGCCTCGTGCTACGGGTGCGTGCAAAAAGGAGCCCCCGCAACCGGTTTGCGGGGGCTCCTTTCACGAAGGGGGAGCTCCTTCGGAGCTCGCGTTAGAAGGGGTAGGCTATCAGGTGAGGTGATGCCGCTTGGGAGGGGCGACCGAGGTCGCCCCCTACGGATCAGCCTTCAGCGCAGATCGGTTTCGCTCTGCGCATCTCCCTAGGCGTCGGGAAGCAGGCCGAGGGCGGCGAGGTCTTCCTTCACGTCGGGCATGTCGTAGTAGTCCAGGCACTCGGCCGTCGGGCAACCCAGCTCGGGATCCCAGCCAAAGCATTCGTACATCATGGTGAGGGCCGTTTGGAAATCCTCTTTGTCCATCTTGTTGGTGCCCTCGGTGAACACCTCGATGTCCGGATCCATGGTGAAGGGCCACTCGGTAACGACGTCGTGCACGTTGCGGAAGTCATTGGTACCCATTTGCCCGTTGGCACCCACCATGCCGCGCGCGGTGTTGGCTCGCTGTAGCGTGGTGATTTTCGCACCCATCTTGTACAGGTCTTCCGTCGTCACGTCTTCGCCGGTGACGGCCTTCATGAATTTGGCCTCCAGATCCAGATCGCCGCGATAGTCGCGAGCCTTCGTGGGGCTCATCGTCATGGGCCATACCCAGTTGCACAGCGTGAGCGAGTCGTGCAGCACGTCGGTGACGATGGACCACCAGGCGAAGTTCGCTTTATACTCATTCATGGGGGTGTAGTTCTTGTCCGGATCGATGGCGCTCGCATCGCCCCACACTTCGGCCGCGATCTGCTGCTTAAGCTCGAAGGGCAAGCCGCAGCCCTGGAAGTTCACGGCAGAGTGGATCATGTCGTCGCGGTTGAAGACCATGTTATAGAGCAGGCCCACCTGTCCGAAGCACTCATGGGCATGGTGCACCGGCCAGCCGCGCACGTTGATGAGCGTGGAAGCGGGGGTGTTCCACCAGTCCGGATCGTTCCAACGCTCGGTCCAGACGATGGGGCCGTGGCCGATGTAGGCGATCTCCGAGTCGTTGGCGGCGATCTTCGCCAGAAGGGGCGGCACCATGGAGGGGTCGTTATTCTTGAAGCCCTCCCAATTGATTTCCGCGTACTCCTCGGGGGGCAGCACCTTCTGGAGCAGGCCCGTAGCATAGCAGTGGGCGATGTCGCGGTATATCTGCCCGTAGTTGCACCACAGGCCCAAATCGTCCATGGTGGAGCCGAATACCTGATCCCAGATGAGGGCGTCTTCACTGCCGGCTTCAACGGAAGTGTTGTCGCCTAAAATCTTGATCATGTAGTTGGTGAACGGGAAGTTCGGCACGCAGGTGTTGCCCGTGATCTCGTAGCCGCCGTTGGCCGCCGAGGCCGGCACGCGCAAGTCGGAGTAGCAATGGATGGGGCAACTGTGGCAGCCGTCCATCTTGATGGTGTACTTCTCGGCCTCCGGGCCTTCGTCTTTGAAGGCCTTCATGCAGCGGTAGCCCACGGTGTTGATCTCGCCGGGCTTCGGCTCGCCGGTGTCGATGGGGCCGCCTTCGGCCAGCGCCCAGGTCAGTCCCTTCTGGGCCGTCCAGCGGCTGCCCTTGTCGAAGTACTCGGCCCACTCCTGCTGGGTGGAAGGTACGACGTGGTTGTTGTTGGAGCCGACGATCTCGCGCAGCATGTAGTCGGACAGGTCGGCCACCTCTTGCGGGTCGGCCACGTAGATGGGCTGGCTACCGCGCACGACGAGCGCCTTCAATTTCTTCGAGCCCATGACGGCGGCGGCTCCAGCGCCGGCGGAATGGTTGCGGGAATTGATGATGCAGGCGTAGGGCAGCAGGTTCTCGCCGGCAGGGCCGATGGTGGCCACGCAGAAGTCGGTGCCCTCCTTGCGCGAGAGCGCCTCGGTGGTGGCGCGGGTGCCCTGGCCCCACACTTGATCGGCGGGCTTGATCTCAATGTCGTCATCGTCGATCTTCAGGTAAACCGGTTCGTCGGAAGCGCCCTCGATGACGATGGCATCCCAGCCGGCCTTCTTGATGGCCGCACCGATCATGCCGCCGGTGTGGGCGTCAACAACTTGATGATCGGTGGTATAGGTGGAAAGAGAGGCGATGGTGGTGCGGCCCGCCAGGGGGACACCGGTGGCGGTCAGAGGGCCGACGGCGAACACGATCTTGTTCTCTGGGGAGAGCGGATCGGTGCCGGCGGGCACTTCGTCGTACATGATCTTGTTGGCTATTCCCATGCCGCCCAAATACTCTTTATAAGGGTCGGTGGGCGAGACGGAAACGGTTTTGTCGGTCAGGTTGACGCGGAGGATCTTACCGGTCCAGCCATAGGACTTGTTGGGATCCAATTTTGAATCAGCCATGATGAAGCTCCAAATCTCTTCGTGTACTCATGTTGCGTGGTACCAGTCGTCGATCTGGAGTAATCGTCGCGTAGAAGTATAAGGGAGGGCAATTTTACCCCCCTCCCCTCAATGAGGGGATCTTTTTCAACGGAAACATGACGGCTCCTCTACGGCCGGGTGAGGAGAAATCAAACGTTCGGTAATCCCCCTCAAAGAGGGTACACAGCTTCTTCATTCATGACTATGATGCCCTCTGTTGCGTGGCGTCGCGATCTTGAGTTCTCTCTGAGACAAGCATGAAGTTACAAGGGGGAGTTCAAATGTCTGACACCCAGAAAAATGAAACCGTGGCCACCGAGCAGCCGCCCGCGGCTCCGGTGTCCGCTACCGAGCCCGGCTCTGCGCCGGCCTCCGAGAAGAAGCAGCCCTTCTTTACCCGCCGCACCGTGCTCGCCATGACCGGTTGTGGTGTTGCCGGCCTGGTGGTCGGCGGCGTGCTCGCCTCCTGGGGCGTGACCACCGCTTCCATCGCCTCGGGCCGCATTGAGCTGCGTACCACTCCTACGAAAATGATCGTCACCGACCGCGCTCGCTGCTCCGGCTGCCAGCGCTGCGAGATGATGTGCACCCTGAAGAACGACGGCGCGACCCAGCAGTCCATCGCCCGCGTGCGCGTGTGGGACAACTACAATTTCGGTTCCGGCGTCGATACCAACGACGGCATCTTCGGCAACTGCCAGTTCACGGTCGCCTCCTGCAAGCAGTGCGCCGATCCGCAGTGCGCCAAGTACTGCCCCGTCCACGCCATCCACTCCGATGAGGAGACCGGCGCTCGCGTTGTCGACGAGGACGTGTGCATCGGCTGCGGCATGTGCTCTGCCGCCTGCCCGTGGAACATGCCCCACATCAACGCCCAGACCGGCACGTCGACCAAGTGCATTTCCTGCGGCCGCTGTGCCGAGCAGTGCCCCAACGGCGCCATCAAGTTCATCGATTGGGAGGATATTGCCCAGAAGGCCATCGACGAGGGCGTGGTTTCCACGGCCACCATCGTCGAGGCTTAAACGATAGAGAGAAGGACCATTATGTCAGGACACGCTTTAACACGGCGCAGCTTTTTAGTTGGAAGCGCCGGGGTGGCTGCCGTGGCCGCCGGCGCGGGCCTTGTGAGCTTGTCGGTTCGCGGCGAAGCCGATGCTGATGCCGAGACGGATAAGCGAACCGAAGTGGTGCACTCGCTGTGCAATTCCTGCTCGAGCAAGTGCGGTTATTACGCCTACGTCGTAGACGGCGAGCTCACGAAGCTCATCGGAGATGAGGCCCATCCGAACGCTCAGGGCAAGTTGTGCGCGCGCGGGTACGGCTATTCCCAGATCGCCTATTCGCCCGATCGACTCACCGACCCGATGAAGAAGAACGAAAACGGCGAATTCGAAGTAATAGGATGGGATCAGGCGCTCAGCGAGATCGGCCAGAAGGTGAACGATATCATCGCGCAGTACGGCCCCGAGGCGCTTGCCATGGTGCAGGATCCGCGCCCGTCGGGCAAGTACTACACGAAGCGCTTCATGAACGCGCTCGGCAGCCCCAACGTGTACACGCACGGCGCCGCCTGCAACCTCTCCAAGGAGTCCGGGTTCACGCAGGCCATCGGGGCGGCCAACTTCGAATCGGATGTGGCCAACTCGAAGATGACGATGTTCATCGGCCGCAGCTATGCCGACGCCATCCGGCCCAGCTCGGTGGCCGCGCTGCAGCAGGCGCACGAGAACGGCGCGCACATCGTGCTGGTGGATCCGCGCCTGAACAACAGCATCGCCTTCGCCGACGAGTGGGTGCCCATCAACCCCGGCACCGACCTGGCGCTCATCTTGGCCATGTCCAACGTGCTTATTAATCGCGATCTCTACGATGCCGAGTACGTGGCGGCCAACAGTGTCGGATTCGACGAGTGGGCGAGCGCCATCGCGGGCTACACGCCGGAATGGGCCGAGGGCGTCACGGGCATTCCCGCTGCCGACATCGAGCGGCTGGCGCTCGAGTTCGCCGAGGCGGCCCCCGCGGCCTCCATCGAGCCGAGCTGGCGCGGTGCCTTCGGGTGCTCGTACGCGAACTCGGGCGAGACGGCGCGCGCTCTCTGCTTGTTCAACACACTTCTGGGCTGCTGGAACCAGCCCGGCGGGGCGCTGTTCCTCCCCAGCGTGAAGACAGGCGATCTCGATCCGGCGAAGTTCCCCGAGGTGCCGAAGGTCGAGGCGAAGATGTGGGGCGCCGAGGAGTACCCGCTGGCGCTCTCTTCCATGGGCACCAACCTCTACGTCGCCGAGATGGCGAAGGAGGGCAAGGTCAAGGGCCTGTTCTTCTACAACTCGAACATGGCGGCCGGCTATTCCAACCCCGCCCAGCTGGCAGAGGACTTCGCGAACCTCGATCTGATGGTCGTCGTCGACGTGCAGATGTCGGAAACCGCGATGCTGGCCGACTACGTGCTGCCCGAGTGCAGCTACCTGGAGCGTCGCGAGCTGCCCGAGTTCGTGGGCGGACGCGTGCCGGTCGTTTCCCTGCGCGATCAGGTGCTCGAGGTGATTCACCCCAACACGCGTCCGGCCGATGTGATCTTCACCCAGCTGGCCGAGGCGTGCGGCGTGGGGCAGTACTTCCCGTTCACCGTTGACGAGCTGGCCGACGCGCAGCTGCGCAGCGTGGGCACGAGCCTCGATGAGCTGCGCCAGGTCGGCACGATCTCGTTCCCCGAGAAGGCCTATGCCTACGGCAAGGTTCCCGAGTGGAAGACCCCGACGGGCAAGATCCAGTTTACGAGCGAGGCGTGCGCGGCGGCTGGGCTGTCCGCATGCCCGGTGTGGGTCGAGCCCCAGGTGATGCCGAACGAGACCGTCGGCGAGTTCCGCCTCATCGGCGGCAAGCAGGCCATCCACACGCATACGCAGACCGCCAACTGCGAGCCTTTGATGGACATCACGAAGTCCTACGGCCTCGACCGCATCTGGATCAACGCCGAGGTGGCCGAACGCTTGGGCATCGCGGACGGCGACGAGGTCATTCTGTCGAACACGATAGCCGAGGGCCCCATCAAGGTGAAGGTGACCGAGCGCATCAACCCGACGGCCATCTACATGCCCTCCCATTATGGCTGCAAATCCCCCGATCAGCACACGGCTTACGGCGTGGGCTTGAACTTCATGGACTTCGTTCCCTTCCACATGGAACCGGCCTATGGCTCGGCCATGACCCAGGAAACGTTGGTTTCCGTGCAGAAAGTAGGTGAATGATGGCACGCTACGGAATGCTCATCAATACCAAGAAGTGCATTGGCTGCTATGCCTGCCGCACGGCCTGCCAGCGCCAAAACGACCTGCTCCCCGACGAGTCGTTCATTCGCTTCGAGGAGCGCGAAGTGGGCAAGTACCCCAACGTGACCGTGGAGCACATCCCGCTGCAGTGCATGCACTGCGAGGACGCGCCGTGCGCGAGCGTGTGCCCCACCGGAGCCGCGCACATGGGCTCCGACGGCATCGTCGAAGTGGATCACGGCCGGTGCATCGGTTGTCTGTACTGCATGGCCGCCTGCCCCTATCAGGTGCGTACGCGCAATTCGAAGACGGGCGAGGTGGACAAGTGCCGCT
Proteins encoded in this window:
- a CDS encoding aldehyde ferredoxin oxidoreductase → MADSKLDPNKSYGWTGKILRVNLTDKTVSVSPTDPYKEYLGGMGIANKIMYDEVPAGTDPLSPENKIVFAVGPLTATGVPLAGRTTIASLSTYTTDHQVVDAHTGGMIGAAIKKAGWDAIVIEGASDEPVYLKIDDDDIEIKPADQVWGQGTRATTEALSRKEGTDFCVATIGPAGENLLPYACIINSRNHSAGAGAAAVMGSKKLKALVVRGSQPIYVADPQEVADLSDYMLREIVGSNNNHVVPSTQQEWAEYFDKGSRWTAQKGLTWALAEGGPIDTGEPKPGEINTVGYRCMKAFKDEGPEAEKYTIKMDGCHSCPIHCYSDLRVPASAANGGYEITGNTCVPNFPFTNYMIKILGDNTSVEAGSEDALIWDQVFGSTMDDLGLWCNYGQIYRDIAHCYATGLLQKVLPPEEYAEINWEGFKNNDPSMVPPLLAKIAANDSEIAYIGHGPIVWTERWNDPDWWNTPASTLINVRGWPVHHAHECFGQVGLLYNMVFNRDDMIHSAVNFQGCGLPFELKQQIAAEVWGDASAIDPDKNYTPMNEYKANFAWWSIVTDVLHDSLTLCNWVWPMTMSPTKARDYRGDLDLEAKFMKAVTGEDVTTEDLYKMGAKITTLQRANTARGMVGANGQMGTNDFRNVHDVVTEWPFTMDPDIEVFTEGTNKMDKEDFQTALTMMYECFGWDPELGCPTAECLDYYDMPDVKEDLAALGLLPDA
- a CDS encoding 4Fe-4S dicluster domain-containing protein; amino-acid sequence: MSDTQKNETVATEQPPAAPVSATEPGSAPASEKKQPFFTRRTVLAMTGCGVAGLVVGGVLASWGVTTASIASGRIELRTTPTKMIVTDRARCSGCQRCEMMCTLKNDGATQQSIARVRVWDNYNFGSGVDTNDGIFGNCQFTVASCKQCADPQCAKYCPVHAIHSDEETGARVVDEDVCIGCGMCSAACPWNMPHINAQTGTSTKCISCGRCAEQCPNGAIKFIDWEDIAQKAIDEGVVSTATIVEA
- a CDS encoding molybdopterin-containing oxidoreductase family protein, which translates into the protein MSGHALTRRSFLVGSAGVAAVAAGAGLVSLSVRGEADADAETDKRTEVVHSLCNSCSSKCGYYAYVVDGELTKLIGDEAHPNAQGKLCARGYGYSQIAYSPDRLTDPMKKNENGEFEVIGWDQALSEIGQKVNDIIAQYGPEALAMVQDPRPSGKYYTKRFMNALGSPNVYTHGAACNLSKESGFTQAIGAANFESDVANSKMTMFIGRSYADAIRPSSVAALQQAHENGAHIVLVDPRLNNSIAFADEWVPINPGTDLALILAMSNVLINRDLYDAEYVAANSVGFDEWASAIAGYTPEWAEGVTGIPAADIERLALEFAEAAPAASIEPSWRGAFGCSYANSGETARALCLFNTLLGCWNQPGGALFLPSVKTGDLDPAKFPEVPKVEAKMWGAEEYPLALSSMGTNLYVAEMAKEGKVKGLFFYNSNMAAGYSNPAQLAEDFANLDLMVVVDVQMSETAMLADYVLPECSYLERRELPEFVGGRVPVVSLRDQVLEVIHPNTRPADVIFTQLAEACGVGQYFPFTVDELADAQLRSVGTSLDELRQVGTISFPEKAYAYGKVPEWKTPTGKIQFTSEACAAAGLSACPVWVEPQVMPNETVGEFRLIGGKQAIHTHTQTANCEPLMDITKSYGLDRIWINAEVAERLGIADGDEVILSNTIAEGPIKVKVTERINPTAIYMPSHYGCKSPDQHTAYGVGLNFMDFVPFHMEPAYGSAMTQETLVSVQKVGE
- a CDS encoding 4Fe-4S dicluster domain-containing protein — protein: MARYGMLINTKKCIGCYACRTACQRQNDLLPDESFIRFEEREVGKYPNVTVEHIPLQCMHCEDAPCASVCPTGAAHMGSDGIVEVDHGRCIGCLYCMAACPYQVRTRNSKTGEVDKCRFCTLSSYENGTKMCSCVDACLTGARIFGDLDDSDSEISKEIARTGAAPIAGDLTRAKIYYVR